The following coding sequences lie in one Methanothermobacter sp. MT-2 genomic window:
- a CDS encoding glycosyl transferase group 1, translated as MKKVILIGKFPPHLGGVASHVQNLAIQLKKKGYHVNVLTYPHNKIKNIKDIKVSSAPTINIKGLRGLIFTITATQKLIKTIKKENIDIIHAHYIIPPGLIALLGSLITKKPYYVTVHGSDALILSSKTLLKPLIKIILKKASKILVISEKLADKILELGIPEDKIIITYNMVNTKIFNPQVKSSFKKEIKTKKPIILFVGNLVPQKGVEHLIKAKKLLKKNSKLVIVGGGPLLKKLKKIVKKENIKDVIFTGPRTDINNIMAAADIIVLPSISEGLPIVLLEAMAMAKPVVATKVGGIPEIVDENVGILVEPKNPKKLADAIEKLLSDEKWRKKLGENGLKKAAKFSTIKTPY; from the coding sequence ATGAAAAAAGTTATCCTAATCGGCAAATTCCCACCACACCTTGGAGGAGTCGCATCCCACGTCCAAAACCTCGCAATACAACTAAAAAAGAAAGGATACCATGTTAACGTCTTAACCTACCCCCATAATAAAATAAAAAATATCAAAGACATAAAAGTCTCATCAGCCCCAACAATAAACATCAAAGGTTTAAGAGGATTAATATTCACAATCACAGCAACACAAAAACTAATCAAAACAATCAAAAAAGAAAACATCGACATTATACACGCCCACTACATAATCCCACCCGGCCTCATAGCACTCCTAGGATCCCTCATAACAAAAAAACCATACTATGTGACTGTACATGGATCAGACGCCCTCATACTATCATCCAAAACACTACTAAAACCACTAATCAAGATTATACTTAAAAAAGCCTCAAAAATCCTTGTTATAAGTGAAAAATTAGCCGATAAAATCCTAGAACTCGGAATACCAGAAGACAAGATAATAATAACATACAACATGGTAAATACAAAAATCTTCAACCCACAAGTTAAAAGTTCATTCAAAAAAGAAATAAAAACAAAAAAACCCATCATATTATTCGTAGGCAACCTAGTCCCACAAAAAGGCGTTGAACACCTAATAAAAGCAAAGAAACTCCTAAAAAAAAATTCAAAACTAGTCATAGTAGGTGGAGGACCCCTACTCAAAAAACTAAAAAAAATCGTCAAAAAAGAAAACATCAAAGATGTTATATTCACAGGACCCAGAACAGACATAAACAATATAATGGCCGCCGCAGACATAATAGTCCTACCATCAATCTCCGAAGGACTCCCCATAGTACTATTAGAGGCCATGGCAATGGCTAAACCAGTAGTAGCCACAAAAGTCGGAGGCATACCAGAGATCGTCGACGAAAACGTAGGAATACTCGTAGAACCAAAAAACCCAAAAAAACTAGCAGATGCAATAGAAAAACTCCTCTCAGATGAAAAATGGAGAAAAAAACTCGGAGAAAATGGACTGAAAAAAGCTGCTAAATTTTCAACCATAAAAACACCATATTAG
- a CDS encoding putative cobalt-precorrin-6A synthase [deacetylating], producing MNEKNQDFGITTGAAATAAAVASILHLNGEENIKNVFIDAPYGKLKIDIKSVEKLSKEKARAIVVKRPYNDPDVTVNIDIIATVKLNNLEKIIIKGGEGVGKVTKPGLPTPPGKPAINPTPKKMIKENIKKHLPPGKGATVTISVPEGKKIAKKTMNPKLGIKGGISILGTTGIARPMSSKAYKDSLACQIDIAASQGWEELVFVPGNIGEKIAKKHFKNIQEDRIIQMGNFPGYMLKIAAKKQFKKIILLGHAGKLIKIGAGIFNTKNSIADGRREIITAHAALNGASKPLLIEIFKKRTVEEMITELDNEGLTQPVFNSIASSIKKKCQERYPMDFDVLIFDLKGRKLNTNSKTRQNHTFQ from the coding sequence ATGAATGAAAAAAATCAAGATTTTGGCATAACAACAGGCGCTGCCGCCACAGCAGCGGCAGTTGCTTCTATTTTACATTTAAACGGTGAAGAGAATATTAAAAATGTTTTTATAGACGCGCCATACGGTAAACTAAAAATAGATATTAAAAGCGTGGAAAAACTTTCAAAGGAAAAAGCACGGGCAATAGTCGTTAAAAGACCATACAATGACCCTGACGTAACTGTGAACATCGATATAATAGCAACAGTCAAACTAAACAACCTTGAAAAGATCATAATCAAAGGAGGTGAGGGTGTAGGTAAAGTAACAAAACCAGGACTCCCAACCCCCCCTGGAAAACCCGCAATTAACCCCACCCCAAAAAAAATGATAAAAGAGAACATAAAAAAACACCTACCCCCAGGAAAAGGAGCCACTGTAACCATATCAGTACCGGAAGGGAAAAAAATCGCGAAAAAGACAATGAACCCCAAACTAGGAATAAAAGGGGGCATATCAATACTAGGAACCACCGGTATCGCACGTCCAATGTCATCAAAAGCCTACAAGGATTCACTCGCATGCCAAATAGACATAGCAGCCTCCCAAGGATGGGAAGAACTAGTATTCGTACCAGGTAACATCGGAGAAAAAATAGCTAAAAAACATTTCAAGAATATCCAAGAAGACAGGATAATACAAATGGGCAACTTCCCAGGTTACATGTTAAAAATAGCAGCTAAAAAACAATTTAAAAAGATCATACTCCTAGGCCATGCAGGTAAACTCATAAAAATAGGCGCAGGGATATTCAACACCAAAAACAGCATAGCAGATGGAAGACGCGAGATAATAACAGCCCACGCAGCCCTAAATGGCGCCTCAAAACCCCTCCTAATTGAAATTTTCAAAAAAAGAACAGTAGAAGAAATGATCACCGAACTAGATAATGAAGGATTAACCCAACCTGTATTCAACAGTATTGCCTCATCAATAAAGAAAAAATGCCAAGAAAGATATCCTATGGATTTTGACGTGCTAATCTTCGACTTGAAAGGAAGAAAACTCAACACTAATTCTAAAACAAGACAAAACCACACCTTCCAATAA
- a CDS encoding probable cyclic pyranopterin monophosphate synthase accessory protein, with protein sequence MKLTHTNGKSIHMVDITPKPITKRTATAEGEIRLKKDTIKLIKEKRIEKGNVLATAQIAAINAIKNTWNIIPLCHPLPITNAKIKFKILDNKITVKVTVKCNGKTGVEMEALTGASIALLTIWDMVKSIEKDKKGQYPHTKISNIKVVEKKKSEPK encoded by the coding sequence ATGAAACTAACTCACACAAACGGAAAATCCATCCACATGGTCGACATAACCCCAAAACCAATAACCAAGAGAACAGCCACTGCAGAAGGCGAAATACGCCTAAAAAAAGATACAATAAAACTAATCAAAGAAAAAAGGATAGAAAAGGGTAACGTGCTTGCAACAGCTCAAATAGCCGCGATAAACGCCATTAAAAACACATGGAACATAATACCATTATGCCATCCACTCCCCATAACAAACGCAAAAATAAAATTCAAAATCCTAGACAATAAAATAACCGTAAAAGTAACGGTAAAATGCAACGGCAAAACAGGCGTGGAAATGGAAGCCCTCACAGGAGCGAGCATAGCACTCCTAACAATATGGGACATGGTAAAAAGCATAGAAAAAGACAAAAAAGGCCAATACCCACACACAAAAATATCAAACATAAAAGTGGTTGAAAAAAAGAAAAGTGAACCGAAATGA
- a CDS encoding putative ski2-type helicase, producing MNTTKTMMKIIKDCYPHIKDLNPAQQATINKGYLEDNHNYILAIPTASGKTLLGLMAAIKTILEGGKVIYTVPLLSIQNEKIKEFKELEKHGIRVGKDPRSSDFAIMVFESFDILTRFSWNTLHEIDLLIIDEFHMIGEYTRGPTIECAITRSMSLNPRMRIIALSATLSNLEEIATWLNAKTIQHDYRPVPLYKEVLTLEMLKAREKNEAIVKILEEAIKEDSQILVFISTRRFTEALATFVSQKIHIPREMKETFSEVADKILEIPKKSGSAPTFTCLKLAECIKEGVAFHHAGLFTRQREIIEDEFRNGNLYMITATPSLMYGVNLPSQIVVIRDYTRWTRQGPKWIPVFDYEQMSGRAGRPQYDNVGYSYLIAKTLEEAYQLEEYYIDGEVEPTNSKLIENKDAVYHQIIGQIAAGLADNPDNLVEFFKQTFYGHQLANNPNMSMFTDTLEHEINSSIEFLIKNEIIKPTPSGFKATTFGLLIANSNYSVETSIKLRQFATEMEELDIHRLIYEICKTPDMPFISFKTRKNRDRVREKLQEHGIFTIDVGNPEATAASLIEWINERSEYEIENAFNVYAASTRRAAYEASQLIRFFKNICEVTGIYGYSQALDMLIARLYYGVKEDIIPLVVGVKRLGRIRARRLVNTFGYNLKNVDVDDLQKVDGIGPKMATAIKKYAKRNPKIMAKY from the coding sequence ATGAACACCACAAAGACCATGATGAAAATAATAAAAGACTGCTACCCCCACATAAAAGACCTGAACCCAGCCCAACAAGCCACAATCAACAAAGGCTACCTCGAAGACAACCACAACTATATACTAGCAATACCAACAGCAAGCGGAAAAACACTCCTAGGCCTCATGGCCGCCATAAAAACAATACTAGAAGGTGGAAAGGTCATCTACACAGTCCCCCTACTATCCATCCAAAACGAGAAAATCAAAGAATTCAAAGAACTTGAAAAACATGGCATTCGCGTGGGTAAAGATCCAAGATCCTCAGATTTCGCCATCATGGTCTTCGAATCATTCGACATACTAACACGCTTCTCATGGAACACACTACATGAAATAGACCTCCTAATAATAGACGAATTCCATATGATAGGTGAATATACAAGAGGGCCCACGATAGAATGTGCAATCACCCGTTCAATGTCACTAAATCCTAGAATGAGGATAATAGCACTTTCCGCAACATTAAGCAACCTGGAAGAAATAGCAACCTGGTTAAATGCAAAAACCATACAACATGATTATCGTCCAGTCCCACTCTACAAGGAAGTTCTAACCCTCGAAATGCTCAAAGCCAGAGAAAAAAACGAGGCCATAGTCAAAATACTAGAAGAAGCCATAAAAGAAGACAGCCAAATCCTCGTATTCATATCAACAAGACGCTTCACAGAAGCCCTGGCAACATTCGTCTCGCAAAAAATACACATCCCGAGGGAAATGAAAGAAACATTCAGCGAAGTCGCCGATAAAATACTTGAAATCCCTAAAAAGAGCGGATCGGCACCAACATTCACTTGTCTTAAACTTGCAGAATGCATCAAAGAAGGTGTCGCATTCCATCATGCAGGTTTATTCACTAGACAAAGAGAAATCATAGAAGACGAATTCAGAAACGGCAACCTATACATGATCACAGCAACACCCAGTTTAATGTATGGTGTTAACCTACCATCTCAGATCGTTGTCATAAGAGACTACACAAGATGGACCAGGCAAGGACCCAAATGGATCCCAGTGTTCGACTATGAACAAATGTCTGGAAGAGCCGGAAGACCACAATACGACAACGTAGGATACTCATATCTCATAGCAAAAACTCTAGAAGAAGCATACCAACTAGAAGAATACTACATAGATGGTGAAGTAGAACCAACCAACTCAAAACTCATAGAAAACAAGGACGCAGTCTACCACCAGATAATAGGACAAATAGCAGCAGGGCTAGCAGACAATCCAGATAATCTAGTTGAATTCTTTAAACAGACATTCTATGGCCATCAACTCGCCAACAACCCTAATATGAGCATGTTCACAGACACTCTTGAACATGAGATAAATTCCTCAATAGAATTCCTCATCAAAAACGAGATAATAAAACCAACCCCAAGCGGGTTTAAAGCCACAACATTTGGACTCCTCATAGCAAATTCCAATTATAGTGTTGAGACAAGTATAAAACTCCGTCAATTCGCAACAGAAATGGAGGAACTCGACATCCACAGGTTAATCTATGAGATATGTAAAACCCCTGACATGCCATTCATATCCTTCAAAACCCGCAAAAATAGGGATCGTGTCCGTGAAAAACTCCAAGAACATGGAATATTCACTATAGATGTAGGTAACCCAGAGGCTACAGCAGCATCCCTAATAGAATGGATAAACGAAAGAAGCGAATATGAGATTGAAAACGCCTTTAATGTATATGCCGCCTCAACCCGCAGAGCAGCCTACGAAGCATCCCAACTTATAAGATTCTTCAAGAACATATGCGAGGTCACAGGAATCTATGGCTATTCACAGGCACTTGACATGCTCATAGCACGCTTATACTATGGTGTTAAAGAGGATATAATACCACTAGTTGTGGGAGTGAAAAGATTAGGTCGCATAAGAGCCCGAAGACTCGTAAATACATTCGGATACAACCTAAAAAATGTAGATGTAGATGACCTGCAAAAAGTTGATGGAATCGGGCCGAAAATGGCAACTGCAATCAAAAAATATGCAAAAAGAAACCCTAAAATAATGGCTAAGTATTAA